ATAGAGTACACAAATTAATTATTGACACTAGGACTTTCTTCAATCTTGCCTTTTCATCTCTCATACGTACGCCCGTCCCAGATCTTTGGGAGGGAgaatggaaaagaaaaagttGCTGTTATGCTCAAGACCACACACCTATGTTGAAGATCAGGCAACCGCTAACAAATACGGAAAAAGTAAAGCTCAGCAAGAAAATCCTAACTAAACAATCCAACGAATCAATGATCTATACCAAGCCATCAATAGACCTATGATGGCCGCAGCGCTCTTGCACGTATCAAGATACCAGATGTATGCAAAACACCAAAAGATAGACATCGTGCGAAGAAAAAAGCCTTGCGGACGATGTATGTTACGTGAAAACCTACACTTTTGGAATGATTAATAGTTGAAGACAGACTACGAGGTAGAATTAGTAGGGACGTAAAATATCTGGATTATTGTAATGGCAGAACGCTAAAATAAAGCAGGAATAGCAGTCCATATCTCTAGAGACTTGGATAGCTTCCAGTCTCAtcatctcttctttcttttcttctctttcaccAGATACAATTTTTTCAAACTAACCAAGCCTCAAAGATTTGGCGCTAAGTCCTTTGGGTATAGGAGATCACCATTCGAATTCCTGCATTGCAATCTTAGTCAAGTTTCTTTGTCATCTCACACTCTTGTTGGCTTACCTCAGTGTAGAGTGTTATTGATGGGCCTCCTTTGAGCAAATCATCGTTAACCGCTTTCCTTGTTGTACTCATAAGCTCGCTAGGACCACAAGCTCCAACAATGATGCGGTCTTCTAAGTTACCGCTTCCAGCAGCAGCGGCCGCAATCAAGTTGCCAATATTTGGGCGCCCTTGCAAGATCTGGTTGGTCGAAGAAGAAATACTGTCTGTAGACTCTTGTGCAACGCCTTTCTCGGGGTCATTTGTTGAAAAGACGGAAGAGGGTTCTGTGAGAATTATATCGTCCTTTGCAGCTACTTTTTCAGACAAAGAGCCTGGCGATGTGGGTGACGATGTGTCAGACAGGTCAGCCTGACGGGTGACGTAAATGAAGACATTGACTTCTGGATGCGATTGAAGTTGTTTGAGCTCTTGGGCAAACCATTCGAGGCTCTCTATTGGACAGAGTAAGTTGATGAGTTTATCAACAATGTTTCCTCGTAAACCGTAAACGTACCTTTATGTCTCACTATCCAGATAAAGTCAATCGCCTTCACGACTTTTTTGGACGCCTCGATCAGGTCTAGTGCAATAGCAAAAGTGAAGCTAGCACCGCTGCCACCGGCGACAAGGACGACCTTGTCAAACACTTTGAAGTTAGGGACTTGACCATATGCACCGTCCACAGAACAGCGTAGAGATCTCCCTGGCGCTTCTTGGGCGGCTTTATACAGATCCCGCGTGAAGCCATCATACACTCTAACAACAAACTCGGGCGGATTCGAAGATACTAGAGTGAACGGATGGCTTTCAACCCAGCGGATGGCAGGAACCCACAACAAGGCATGGGAACCTGGAGTGGAGTGCATGCGACGGCTGAGTTTTACCCGAATGGCATTGTTGGGCAAAGCTGTGACAGTGAGGGAATTTCCGAAGAAGTTCCAGACTATCTTTGCGCTGCGGATGATGCGGTCCATGGCCCAAAGAGAGGCAGTGAAAATGACAATAATAAGCGTTGAGGTTGAAAATTTCGGACGGTGCATTCCGACTGTGATCATAATCAAAATGAACATGATTATGTGCAACATGTAGAAGACTGTAAACGTTAGAAGTGTAATTGATAGATGTATATGAAGGAATGACCCACGTTCATAGTACCTCCGCATGAAATATGTGATAGTTGAAATTCCAATGATCAGCATGGCACAGCATGCGATTGCGCCAGTGTAGTTGTTCACTTCTTTCATTTCGTGCAGGTTCCCAATCTTTGACCAGGCAGATAGGTACACTATGCCATGCAAGACGCTTGCGAAGATACAAGTATAACCGGCAACCTTGTGTAGCGGGCGGAGCTTTTCGTAGGACGTAGCTGTCAAGGGCGCGAGGGGTGTATTCttcaaggccaagaagaCCAAAAGTACCAAATTTGCGACTGAAATCCTGATTGTTGATACTTGTCAATTTCAATGTCATAGGAGTAGAAAGTGTCAAGAACACATACCAGCCCAATCGTTTGGAAATCTAGGATCATGTGAGTTTTAAAAGCACACCAAAGCTAGAGAATGAACGAAAGCGACCCACAAAGATGATATCTGAAATTTCATTATTGGTTAAAAGGAGAATCAAGTTGATAGCCCAGTAGATGATATAGAGAATAGACCGGTCTGTCCTTAACCCCATCGTTGTACTCGAAAGAAAGCATCGGACTTGTCTGTTACATCGAGATGATCAGCAATATCCTTGGCCTGAACTAGCAAAAAAACATACCTATACTTCCGAGTCAATGTGGGATGGCTCGTCCTTCGACCATAATGAAAGTGAATTACACCTAACCAGTGGTATATGGCGAAAAGAACCATGATTGCCCCAATGGCGATGGCAAAATACTTATTGCTCCACACATTGTGAGACAGACGCAATTTCTTTTGAGCAGCCTTTGCAGCAGCCTTTGCAGATTTGGTGTCACTCATCCTAACTGTTGCAGCCAGAGTCAATGTGGAAGCTTGAAAGGAAAATCTTCAAGTTCAACACAACTTGACCGGGGAGGTCAGTTATTAATTTCACTTCCAAGCATTAGATTTACACCGGAGAAATTGGTGCCAAGAAGGTGATTGAGACTCCACTGTCTTCCAGGATGCGTATTCAgcttactccgtacttctgCATCTCATAGGCTGAAAACTTCGTCAAACGGAGCATTACCTAGATCGTCATGCCCCGAGAACCGTTTTCCCACGCTTATTTAGGAAATAGAACCAGAATATCACCTGTGTATATATGTAGATACTGAAAGCGATTGGACGGGCTGTGTTCTGGTTCTAACCTGAAACAATCTTACCAAGCCATTTAATGACAGTTCTTCAGGCAGATACTTAGCGGTGGCTCAACGGCCGTCCAGTTGCAGGTAACTTGTTGCATAGTAGGTCTGTCCATAAGACCAATGGCCCATCAATAGTTGCTACACCTTCAGCGGTTGTCAAAAATTTCAGAATCCCTACTCCCCTTGTTATGCATGTAGTAACTGTTCTCAGATTCTGATAGGACCGGGATGGAAGATACGCTTCGGCCATTAGGCAATCGTCAAGGCTTGGCATTTTGCATGATCTTGTCAACCAAACGACCCATATTGGAAGTAAAATCCGCGAAAGGATCTTGTCGCGTGCTCCCTGGAAATAGTGGGGGTGTCCATGGCTGTGAAAAAGTCAAAACTCATCTAATCAATCAGATAAACCTTGGGAAGCCATCCTGAATCCGATTGAAATTTGGTACAAAAATTTGGTTACCTATCTTCCCATGGATATTTCGGTGGCGTTAATTGTGGAACACAGAGTTGAAGATATCGGCGGTGAGAATAAGGACAGAGTAGGCTCCATCTGGTTACACAAATTGTGGAACAACAGAGTCGGGGGATGATGTCCTGATACAAAGTAGTGGAGTGGCCCATGATCCCCTGTGTATTTTTTATGAAAGCTCGGGTGTACAGATTAATCCAGTGCTTTCCAATAAAGGGTCCAAGGTTGACAAAGTTTTCTCATTCGTTTTCGCATTGGCAGGTCAGCAGGCACAGCCACCGTATTACGATAAGATTATCAATCAGTTTAACGTTCGATGGATTTGGCTGTACTAGTCCAAAGTATGGTACCGGTGCGGGACAGAATGTGCTAGGGCATTCATTTCCTGTACCGGGTAGCCCTGTAGATGCTTCGGACCTCTCACTGAATGAGGGATTTCGACCGGGCTAGTCAAGTCATGAGAGGAATTCAGATTGTTTGTTCCCACAGTGTGTATGGAGTAGAGAGAGACTATCTGCTCCTAAGAGGCCTTGAACTAGAGAAAAGATCCCGACAATCTTTTGAACCCATGGAACCGAAGCACCCTGTGGATTTGAGGCAGTGCTCAGGTGGGGAAGTACGTTCGAGACACCAAGACTCTCTAAGACTCCGGGAGACCCTGCATGGAAGCTTAGCGCCGCTCGGCAGAAACGGTAAATTACCAGTTTACATTTGAAAATACACTTTCAATGTACAAATTGAACCTTACAAGCTCCTCATTTTCTCCGGCTTTCTCGCCCAATGATCCTGCTTTCGCCCACTGGCCCCCGGTGAAGGACTCTCTCTCGCCCAAATTATCCCGAGATTGAAACCAACCGATCCGTCTCAACACATTAAATCTAAAGAGCCAAAACACCAGTCCCTGCATGCTTATCCGAGACCGGAACTGTAGTCTCAACGGGGGTAATTGGATCTTCATAGGGACGGCGCAGAATAAaggctctggctctggccTTGGCTCTGATGACGCTGTTCAAAGCCGGGTCAATGACAGGAATAGCTCCACGCTTCTCACGGTAGAACATCAACCCGTAGCCAATCATGACACAGATCCAAAATAAGTTGTAGGCGATCACAGAGCCATAGTCGGCGGAGTTGGTCCAGCCAAGAAGTGCATTGAAGATACCCCAACCACCGCCACCTCCTAGCTCTGGGTTGCAACAATTCACGTGCCAGACACTCTTTCGGATGTCGTAGGATCCGGGACCAGAGCCAGTCTCTGACGCGTCGCCTCCGATAATCTTGTTCCAGGCATTGTTCTCCAAGTACCAGACACCACGCGAGAAAAGACCGGCGGCAACGAGGTAGAGGAAGCAAGTGGAAATAATCAAGAAAATCTGCAACGAAGTCTGTCGTCCACCTCTGTCGGTTTGTTAGCCCCGTATCTTCCTTGAGGTTGCTTGAATCGACATACCGGTAGATAACATAGCCCACTAAGATACCGGCCAAAAGGCCGCAAACAACGGCCAAGGGGAAGGAAGTGGCTGGGAGCCCTAATCCAACGCCACCGACATAGACAACGGCCTCGAGACCCTCACGAAGAACCGTGATAAATGGCAGAATGAACATAGCGTATTTCTCCAACCATCTCTTGACGCGACCCTTCTTGGTCTCGTTGGGATCGTGATCCTTTTGGAGAGCCTTGGCGAGCTTGACACGCCATTTGTCTTGCAGTTTAGACACGCGCAGAAGGGCCGCTCCCATGATCGTGATGATGATCGAGGCGATAATTCCCAGAACACCCTCCCAAATATCCTCGGTGCTGGAGAACGAGTCTGTTCCGAGGCCATAGAAACCACCGATCATGCCTGCGCCGACTGCGAGACAAATGAATAGACCTAAAGCACATCCTAGCCAGACCTGTTTCCTTTAGCCTACGAACTTGCGTAGCATTGTAAGAGCCGGTCACGTACTTGTTTCACCAGCCTTTTGTACGTCGGGCGATCACTCTCGTAGAGCGACTGCTTCAAGAAAGCCAGTAGAACCGACACAACCACCGTTGTCTCGAGACATTCTCGAAAGCAAATGAAAAACACTGGTTGAATTGAGTCAATTAAcaatgatttccaagaagGAGGACATGAACTATACCGGTGACGGCAAAAACCCGATTACTACCCATGATGGTCGAAATGCACGACTTTGGCAATTGCTCAAGGTTCAAAGGagaagaaattcaaagaACAAAGTCATTGAAAACCTTGAAAGCCAAGGAGGGTCTGATAAGGTCCCTTGTAGCGCAATTACCAAAGGTACAGTtggaaattggaaattccAAAATTTCAAAATTACACGGGCCATGACATTCCGAACAAGCGTTTAACGATCCACTTGGTAATTATCTTCAGCTTGgtgggggttttttttggactCGTATCCGTCTCGGAATCCTTTCTTGAGTATCTGCCTCCGTGATTGGCAGAGGTGGATATGTCTTAAAACACATGCGATCACACGTTCTAGGGTCCAGCCACTCAAGTCATGTTGAACTGCAAAAATACCCGACTAGAAGCGATGTCGGTGGTGCCATGTCTCCCCAATTCGGCAGGTGAGCACAAGTATGTGACGATTTGATTCGCCTGCGATTGATAAAATGAACCGCATTCTGCCCTACAACTATCCCCACCATGGTACGCCTGGAACTGAACCTATGAAAAGTTGACAACGTCCCACGTTCCCACCTGTATTTGCGCTAAACTTGCGCTAAGCTCGCAGGCCAAATCTGATTAGGTCGAAAACCCTTCCTAGGTTCCCAAGGTTCCCAAAGGTTAGAAGAAGATTTGATCAAGATAATCGGGAAGGATAAACTTTCCACTTATCAATCTTGTACTGCGCTAGGATTGTTACAAGCTTCCGTTCCGAAGCTCCCAGTCTTTTTGTCTGCCCTcgttttttttccatttggAATCAGGAAATTATTCTCCTACTTCCTCCCTGGCGAGACATCAAAGCATGGCAATTCTTCGTGGGATGCTGTTCCATCTTACGGCAGTACTACTTCTTGTGCAGTACTGTCAGGCGAAGACGGTCCATCTGGATTTCAACGTCACTTGGGTCAATGCGAACCCTGATGGCCTCTATGAGCGCAAGGTGGTGGGCATCAACGGCCAATGGCCGCTACCTGTCATTGAGGTGGACAAAGGCGATCGCCTGATTGTCAATATGTATAACGGGCTTGGGGACAAGGAGACTTCCATCCATTGGCATGGCATGTTCCAAAATGGCACCAACAATATGGATGGTCCGTCGATGGTTACCCAATGCCCAGTTGCTCCTGGGGCCTCAATTACCTACAACTTCACCATCCCCCAAAATGGTACCTACTGGTATCATTGTCATACCGAAGCCTGCTACCCGGATGGCTATCGACAGGCTCTAATCGTGCATGATAATCAGGCATACTTCAACGATATGTATGATCATGAAGTTACCGTTACGATGAGTGATTGGTATCATGAGCTTGTTGAGGACATTCCATTCATTCGTGTTGAAAACCCGACGGGAGCTGAGCCTGTTCCGGATTCCTTCCTCTTCAATGACACTTTGAACACCAACATTCCCGTCGAAGCTGGAAAGACCTATTTGATGCGATTAATCAACATTGGTGCATTTGTCGCCCAGTACTTCTACATTGAAGATCACACTTTCCGCATTGTTGAAATCGATGGAGTATACGTGGACGCGCAAGAGGCCGATACTCTTTATATTGCCGTCGCACAACGTTATTCTATCTTGGTCACCATGAAAAACTCTACGGACAAAAATTATCCGATCGTAACGGTTGCCGACTCAGTTCTACTTGATGTTATCGAGCCTTCTCTCAAGCTCAATCAAACCAATTGGCTTGAGTACAACAGCAGTGCGGCGCACCCGCAGGCTGTGATGAAGGTGGATGTTGCCTCTGACCTTGTCCCGTACGATGACTTGAAGCTTGTTGCGCACGACCGAATGGAACTCCTCCCAGAACCCGATATGATTGTTGAGGTCGACGTTATCATGAACAATCTACGGAACGGTGCGGGTTATGCATTCTTCAACAATATCTCCTACACGAAGCCCAAGGTTCCGACATTATTCACGGCCCTGACGTCCGGGGAGTATGCCACAAACCCGGCGGTCTACGGAGAATACACACATCCGTTCGTTTTCGAGCACAACGCTGTCATCGAGGTCATCCTCAATAACCAG
Above is a genomic segment from Penicillium digitatum chromosome 3, complete sequence containing:
- a CDS encoding FAD-binding 8, translated to MSDTKSAKAAAKAAQKKLRLSHNVWSNKYFAIAIGAIMVLFAIYHWLGVIHFHYGRRTSHPTLTRKYRQVRCFLSSTTMGLRTDRSILYIIYWAINLILLLTNNEISDIIFISKRLGWISVANLVLLVFLALKNTPLAPLTATSYEKLRPLHKVAGYTCIFASVLHGIVYLSAWSKIGNLHEMKEVNNYTGAIACCAMLIIGISTITYFMRRYYELFYMLHIIMFILIMITVGMHRPKFSTSTLIIVIFTASLWAMDRIIRSAKIVWNFFGNSLTVTALPNNAIRVKLSRRMHSTPGSHALLWVPAIRWVESHPFTLVSSNPPEFVVRVYDGFTRDLYKAAQEAPGRSLRCSVDGAYGQVPNFKVFDKVVLVAGGSGASFTFAIALDLIEASKKVVKAIDFIWIVRHKESLEWFAQELKQLQSHPEVNVFIYVTRQADLSDTSSPTSPGSLSEKVAAKDDIILTEPSSVFSTNDPEKGVAQESTDSISSSTNQILQGRPNIGNLIAAAAAGSGNLEDRIIVGACGPSELMSTTRKAVNDDLLKGGPSITLYTEEFEW
- a CDS encoding Plasma membrane iron permease, with translation MGSNRVFAVTVFFICFRECLETTVVVSVLLAFLKQSLYESDRPTYKRLVKQVWLGCALGLFICLAVGAGMIGGFYGLGTDSFSSTEDIWEGVLGIIASIIITIMGAALLRVSKLQDKWRVKLAKALQKDHDPNETKKGRVKRWLEKYAMFILPFITVLREGLEAVVYVGGVGLGLPATSFPLAVVCGLLAGILVGYVIYRGGRQTSLQIFLIISTCFLYLVAAGLFSRGVWYLENNAWNKIIGGDASETGSGPGSYDIRKSVWHVNCCNPELGGGGGWGIFNALLGWTNSADYGSVIAYNLFWICVMIGYGLMFYREKRGAIPVIDPALNSVIRAKARARAFILRRPYEDPITPVETTVPVSDKHAGTGVLAL
- a CDS encoding Multicopper oxidase, copper-binding site is translated as MAILRGMLFHLTAVLLLVQYCQAKTVHLDFNVTWVNANPDGLYERKVVGINGQWPLPVIEVDKGDRLIVNMYNGLGDKETSIHWHGMFQNGTNNMDGPSMVTQCPVAPGASITYNFTIPQNGTYWYHCHTEACYPDGYRQALIVHDNQAYFNDMYDHEVTVTMSDWYHELVEDIPFIRVENPTGAEPVPDSFLFNDTLNTNIPVEAGKTYLMRLINIGAFVAQYFYIEDHTFRIVEIDGVYVDAQEADTLYIAVAQRYSILVTMKNSTDKNYPIVTVADSVLLDVIEPSLKLNQTNWLEYNSSAAHPQAVMKVDVASDLVPYDDLKLVAHDRMELLPEPDMIVEVDVIMNNLRNGAGYAFFNNISYTKPKVPTLFTALTSGEYATNPAVYGEYTHPFVFEHNAVIEVILNNQDAGSHPFHLHGHNFQLVSRTPSYGPHFNDYADGDPLAYNATETPSSSFPKYPARRDTFVAPPQGNFVIRFVADNPGVWLFHCHIDWHMSQGLAMSFIEAPKQIQQQLSLTESEINICKAANISYAGNAAANTEDLLDLTGENKQLPWIPAGFTAKGIVAMVFSCVSAFLGMAFISFYGISGIPPKEEAVVVMGRDDL